From Arachis stenosperma cultivar V10309 chromosome 2, arast.V10309.gnm1.PFL2, whole genome shotgun sequence, one genomic window encodes:
- the LOC130962691 gene encoding protein FAR1-RELATED SEQUENCE 5-like, whose translation MNDFSDNDATRRKLESKPTTRCGKGAEMRVHIHEEMGRWIVTYFQDEHNHKMLDDMLTFMLPGHRKMNSAVIDQMNMVLKVGIKTTQIYLSFVHTAGGFHNVPFLKRDMYNQIDKQRRLIGGDAMACLKYLESTAAESPGMFVRYLADDEGRLVHLFWSDNCSQLDYHLFGDVVAFDATYRKNKYMCPLVVFSGVNHHNHTIVFASALVANENEATYTWLLEQFLDAMKGKKPGV comes from the coding sequence ATGAATGATTTTTCTGATAATGACGCTACTCGTCGCAAACTGGAATCAAAGCCTACAACTAGATGTGGAAAGGGGGCAGAGATGCGCGTGCATATACATGAGGAGATGGGCAGATGGATTGTAACCTACTTTCAAGACGAACACAACCATAAAATGCTTGATGATATGTTAACTTTTATGCTTCCTGGGCATAGGAAAATGAATTCTGCTGTAATTGATCAGATGAACATGGTGCTGAAAGTTGGTATTAAAACTACTCAGATTTATTTATCATTTGTACACACTGCAGGTGGATTTCATAATGTGCCCTTTTTGAAAAGAGATATGTATAATCAGATAGACAAGCAACGGAGGCTCATAGGTGGTGATGCCATGGCTTGCCTTAAGTATTTGGAATCAACGGCAGCAGAGAGCCCAGGAATGTTCGTGCGATACCTGGCAGATGATGAGGGTCGGTTGGTCCACCTTTTTTGGTCAGACAATTGTAGCCAATTGGACTACCATTTGTTTGGAGATGTGGTAGCATTTGATGCGACTTATCGAAAGAATAAGTATATGTGCCCTTTAGTTGTATTTTCCGGTGTCAATCATCATAACCACACCATTGTGTTTGCATCTGCACTTGTTGCAAATGAAAATGAGGCAACATATACGTGGTTACTTGAACAGTTTCTAGATGCCATGAAGGGAAAGAAGCCTGGTGTGTGA
- the LOC130962690 gene encoding uncharacterized protein LOC130962690, with protein MERGLQQGDPLSPFLLVLVVDVLHRIFGEAVRNGRISPLLVGRDHIELSHLQFADDTILFCSPEEEIVKNYRRILRCFELMSGLSINFDKSSLIPINCDAQWVQHMCCVLGCKEASFPVKYLGISLGANPRLVKIWKLIIDKVEKKLSLWKAKVLNKADTVGGHHSGGYNKLQLYKDNLKMFSSTESHYKIRSDY; from the exons ATGGAAAGGGGCCTACAACAAGGTGATCCGCTGTCTCCTTTTTTGTTGGTCCTCGTCGTTGATGTTCTACATAGGATATTTGGGGAGGCGGTCAGAAACGGGCGCATATCTCCATTACTGGTTGGTAGAGATCATATTGAGCTGTCGCATCTTCAGTTTGCGGATGACACCATTCTGTTCTGCTCCCCAGAGGAAGAGATTGTTAAGAATTACAGGAGGATTCTTCGCTGTTTTGAGTTAATGTCGGGGTTAAGCATTAACTTTGATAAATCTAGCTTGATTCCAATTAACTGTGATGCTCAGTGGGTACAACATATGTGCTGCGTGCTGGGTTGCAAGGAAGCCTCCTTTCCAGTAAAATACTTGGGGATCTCACTAGGAGCTAATCCAAGGTTGGTGAAGATTTGGAAGCTAATTATTGACAAAGTGGAGAAAAAACTCAGCCTATGGAAAGCTAAGGTTCTCAATAAAGCCG ATACTGTAGGAGGACATCATTCCGGAGGGTATAATAAGCTACAGCTTTATAAGGACAATTTGAAAATGTTTAGTTCCACTGAGAGTCACTACAAGATTCGTAGTGATTACTAG